A window of the Calorimonas adulescens genome harbors these coding sequences:
- the buk gene encoding butyrate kinase, whose protein sequence is MYTILTINPGSTSTKIAIFKNENPIFTETVRHSTEEISKYPRIIDQYEFRRDAILKLLEEKGFSISDLDAVVGRGGLLKPIPSGTYEVNDRMIEDLRMSVQGEHASNLGGLIAHEIARTLKIPAYIVDPVVVDELDDIARISGMPELPRVSIFHALNQKAIARKAAMDLGKKYEDLDLIIVHLGGGISVGAHHLGRVIDVNNALNGEGPFSPERTGGLPVLQLVELCYSGKYTKQEMEKKIVGKGGLVAYLGTNSAQEVHDMVKKGDKKAKLVYEAMAYQVAKEIGAMAVVLKGHVDAIVFTGGIAYDDMFLGWIIDRVKFIAPVMKYPGEDEMIALAQGGLRVLKGEEAALTYE, encoded by the coding sequence GTGTATACAATACTCACGATTAACCCTGGGTCCACGTCTACAAAGATTGCGATTTTTAAAAATGAAAATCCCATTTTTACAGAGACAGTCAGGCACAGTACAGAAGAAATTTCAAAATATCCTCGCATTATTGACCAGTATGAGTTCAGGAGGGATGCTATACTAAAACTTTTGGAAGAAAAAGGTTTTTCTATTTCTGACCTGGACGCTGTGGTGGGACGAGGAGGGCTATTAAAGCCAATACCCAGCGGGACGTATGAAGTAAATGACAGGATGATAGAGGACCTCAGGATGAGTGTGCAGGGCGAACATGCCTCAAATCTTGGCGGTCTTATAGCCCATGAGATAGCAAGGACGTTAAAAATTCCTGCATATATTGTCGACCCGGTAGTGGTCGATGAGCTGGATGATATTGCCAGGATTTCAGGAATGCCAGAGCTTCCAAGGGTCAGTATATTTCATGCCTTGAATCAAAAGGCCATTGCCAGAAAGGCAGCTATGGATCTGGGGAAGAAATATGAGGATTTGGATCTCATTATTGTCCATCTCGGAGGAGGTATTTCGGTAGGTGCCCATCACCTTGGAAGGGTTATAGATGTTAATAATGCCTTAAACGGCGAAGGCCCATTCTCGCCTGAAAGGACAGGAGGGTTACCTGTCTTGCAGTTGGTAGAGCTGTGCTATTCTGGAAAGTATACTAAGCAAGAGATGGAAAAAAAGATTGTTGGCAAGGGTGGTCTGGTCGCATACCTGGGGACCAACAGCGCTCAGGAAGTGCACGATATGGTAAAAAAAGGAGACAAGAAAGCCAAACTTGTCTACGAGGCCATGGCATACCAGGTGGCAAAGGAGATAGGAGCAATGGCTGTTGTGTTAAAGGGCCATGTAGATGCCATAGTGTTTACAGGGGGTATTGCTTACGATGACATGTTTTTGGGTTGGATAATTGATAGGGTCAAATTTATTGCTCCTGTT